AAACTCGATAGATAAGAGGTAGAGAGTTAGGGGAGATGAGATTCACCAACTGGGGGATGAGGGAGAAAATTTTACTCAGCATTCCTCACTCCCCACTCCCTACTCCCTACTCCCCACTCCCCAACATTCCGTAACCCAAACTTCTATGGCAAAAATTATCCCTGTCCATCCTGATAATCCCCAGACTCGCAGAATAGAAGAAATAAGGTCAGCGCTTGCTAGTGGCGCGGTGATGCTTTATCCGACTGATACAGTTTATGCGATCGGTTGTGATCTAAATGTCAAGTCTGCGGTGGAGAAAGTGCGACATATCAAGCAGTTAGCCAATGATAAACCACTGACGTTTTTATGCCCTTCACTGTCAAATGTAGCTACTTATGCCTTTGTCAGTGATACGGCTTACAGGATCATGAAGCGGCTAATACCAGGAACTTACACGTTCTTGCTACCGGCGACTAAGTTAGTGCCGAGATTAGTCCAAAGTCCTAAACGTAAAACTACTGGTATTCGCGTACCAAATCATACCGTATGTTTGGCGCTACTAGAAGCTCTGGGAAATCCGATTATTTCGACTTCTGCCCACCTGCCACCAGATGAAGCAGATAATGGCAAAGTCGGAATCATTTCTGAATCCATAACCTCAAGGGCTGAATTGTTTGACCGCGTGGATAAATTAGTCGATGTGATTGTAGACACGGAACAGGAACCAACTTATGAGGTGTCTACAATTGTAGATTTAACGGGAGATGAACCAATGATTACTAGGCGGGGGTTAGGCTGGGAAGCAGTTACAGCTTGGGTATAATAAGAAGCAGATGGATTGATAGAAGCTAGATGTATTAATAAATTTTCAATCCAAAATCTAAAATCTAAAATCCAAAATGGTATATGCTTCACATCCTTCCTTATCGGTTTCGCAAGATGACTGCAAAAAAGCTCCACTTTCATCAGCGTCATACGTAAGTGTAGCGTGAGTGGATTTGACGAAACGCCTGTATTGCTTAACACATTAAGCTTTTTAGCATTTTGGCAGGCAAAGCTAATAGGTGTGTGTTAACCTCGATTTGGTTGCGGATAGAAAAAGCGACACAATAGCTTATCTGTAACTTTTTTTGATTGCGTACAGTCTTATATATAAGCAGTGCTTGTATTAGGCCTTGTGGATGAATGGTTTATTC
Above is a genomic segment from Nostoc sp. MS1 containing:
- a CDS encoding L-threonylcarbamoyladenylate synthase — its product is MAKIIPVHPDNPQTRRIEEIRSALASGAVMLYPTDTVYAIGCDLNVKSAVEKVRHIKQLANDKPLTFLCPSLSNVATYAFVSDTAYRIMKRLIPGTYTFLLPATKLVPRLVQSPKRKTTGIRVPNHTVCLALLEALGNPIISTSAHLPPDEADNGKVGIISESITSRAELFDRVDKLVDVIVDTEQEPTYEVSTIVDLTGDEPMITRRGLGWEAVTAWV